TTAGTAACATGATCTTATACGTGGCATACTTCGATACGTGATAAAAGttgtttttctaaatataaatatatggagTACTTGACAAGTTTAATCTTCCCACTTATATCAAGATCGACTCTATTTGGAATTAAATCAACATGacgaaataattcgatacaattatacgattttacaactaaaaattttttacaaagttttagattaatattactttgtcataaataaaaaaaataaacaaaacaatacatctttattattttattctaaaaccTGACATATTTTGTTATCATCATCAATCACAAGATCATCAAGCATTTCCTCAAGTGTAATTTGTGGAATACTTGGATCGATCTCATTAGTATCGACAGGTATATGTTTTTTAGAATCTCTAAAGATGTTAATATTTTGTCGCATTTCTGGATCTTCCTCTAATTCATCCAGGAAATCGTTATACGCACTGAAACATCAAAAATGAgacttaaatataaaacaaaagtatgtccttataaaaatatacttatgttttatatttataataaaaattacatacttATTGTCTGTACTCATGCTAACAATGTCATCAGCAATGTGTTTCAATTTCCATATTCTGGCTCTACGACGTGCAGCTTTATCAACTccataaaatttctttactaAGATGACATCAGGTACTGTATCTCCAtctaatttatcaaaattatcatcattaatGTTGCTATTACCAAGGGCATATCTGAAATAAGAATACAGATTGATATTTTTgcaatataacaataaattatctGTAAttgtgaaaaagaatttaccCGAGTGCTGAATCTCCTGGCTTAAGTACATGACCTAAATGCGTACGAGTATGAATTGGACTATCAACTATTCCTAGTTCTGCAGCTTTGACCAACCAGACATCGGATATAACATgctaatacaaaaaatatataaatagataaagaaattgatctattatgtaaaaatgaaatgaattttatataccttGGTTGAAATACTTCCTTGACCTGGAAAAACTTTCTTATGTTTATCTTTCACAGGTTCTATATCCATTACTATATACTCAATCAACTGCTTTGGATTGCAAATACTGTTAAAAGGATACCTCCAAAATACAGTAGCACTTACTTCTGCAActgaagataaatatttatatcgctATATTAGagttatattacaaatatatatatatatatatatatagtgacaaaaaatacttttctatCACATACTTTGCCCAGATGATACATCTATAAGATGTACAGAATTTGTAATTCTATGAATAAGACAAACAGAACTCAATCCTCCTAGTTGATGCGTTAACTTTTTTGGTAAGCATACTACGCTATCTTTGGAAACTGGAACAATTTCCACActgaaaaattgttattaataataaatatataaactcatataataaatatataaacaataataatataaatatacctgtatgtaaatttataattataaatattgctaTGTATATcatgtgaaattaattttttggaATGTTGATAACGGCAAGGTATAACTGTTACCAAAAAATCAACCATTTTCCTAGCTGCTGCTTCATTagcataaaaaaaatctaatccATCTGAAATTATTATgagtttatattaataattaacctgaaaattaaataatatatcttgttttgttatatcattggcaaaatatttttattattagttataatctataatctatgaaataatt
This is a stretch of genomic DNA from Vespula vulgaris chromosome 2, iyVesVulg1.1, whole genome shotgun sequence. It encodes these proteins:
- the LOC127061723 gene encoding 60S ribosomal export protein NMD3, whose amino-acid sequence is MEYVENFDTTTQSKAMILCCECGAQIEPNPANMCVACLRTKVDITEGIPKQVTLQFCKGCERYLQPPMEWIHAALESRELLALCLKKLKGLNRVKLIDAGFVWTEPHSKRLKVKLTVHAEVIGGTVLQQIFVVEYIVNHQMCDDCHRTEAKDYWRASVQIRQKGINKKTFFYLEQLILKHRAHEQTLGIKPIHDGLDFFYANEAAARKMVDFLVTVIPCRYQHSKKLISHDIHSNIYNYKFTYSVEIVPVSKDSVVCLPKKLTHQLGGLSSVCLIHRITNSVHLIDVSSGQIAEVSATVFWRYPFNSICNPKQLIEYIVMDIEPVKDKHKKVFPGQGSISTKHVISDVWLVKAAELGIVDSPIHTRTHLGHVLKPGDSALGYALGNSNINDDNFDKLDGDTVPDVILVKKFYGVDKAARRRARIWKLKHIADDIVSMSTDNNAYNDFLDELEEDPEMRQNINIFRDSKKHIPVDTNEIDPSIPQITLEEMLDDLVIDDDNKICQVLE